Proteins found in one Chloroflexota bacterium genomic segment:
- a CDS encoding type II secretion system F family protein, translating into MPASLIASILLGLGVLLIFIGLAGALSGRDPRVSSRLDQYAAREDGLASPSGGQGVQVTSTLNQMIGRQKFAANLATQLARADLKLTVSEFVLLNLATTLLGFLFFLVLKRDLFLAVLGGVAGYFLPRIWMRRRQSKRIKDFNNQLGDTITLLANSLRSGYSLLQSMETVAKELSPPVSTEFERVVREIGLGLSYEQAMNNMLRRVPSPDLDLMITAINVQHEVGGNLAEILETIGFTIRERIRIQGEIRVLTAQQTGTGIIVGLLPFAVGLILYLINADYILSLFREPCGWAMVAMIFILIGSGFAIIRRIIQIEV; encoded by the coding sequence ATGCCTGCATCCTTGATTGCGTCCATTCTGTTGGGTTTGGGAGTGCTGTTGATCTTCATCGGCCTGGCCGGCGCGCTTTCGGGGCGCGACCCGCGCGTGTCGTCGCGCCTGGACCAGTACGCCGCCCGCGAGGACGGGCTGGCGTCGCCCTCGGGCGGGCAGGGAGTTCAGGTTACCTCCACCCTGAATCAGATGATCGGCCGGCAGAAATTCGCGGCCAACCTGGCCACGCAACTGGCCCGCGCTGACCTGAAACTCACCGTCTCCGAGTTCGTGCTGCTCAACCTCGCGACAACCTTGCTCGGATTCCTGTTCTTCCTGGTGCTCAAGCGCGACCTGTTCCTCGCGGTGCTTGGGGGCGTGGCCGGCTACTTCCTGCCCAGAATCTGGATGCGCCGCAGGCAGAGCAAGCGCATCAAGGACTTCAACAACCAACTGGGCGACACCATCACGCTCCTAGCCAACTCCCTGCGCTCCGGCTACAGCCTGCTGCAATCCATGGAGACCGTGGCGAAAGAACTGTCGCCGCCAGTGTCCACCGAGTTTGAGCGCGTCGTCCGCGAAATCGGCCTGGGCCTGTCCTACGAGCAGGCCATGAACAACATGCTGCGCCGCGTGCCCAGCCCCGACCTGGATCTGATGATCACCGCCATCAACGTGCAGCACGAGGTGGGCGGCAACCTCGCCGAAATCCTGGAGACCATCGGGTTCACCATCCGCGAGCGCATCCGCATCCAGGGCGAGATTCGCGTGCTAACCGCGCAGCAGACCGGCACGGGCATCATCGTGGGCCTGCTTCCTTTTGCCGTTGGGCTGATCCTGTACCTCATCAACGCCGACTATATCCTGTCGCTGTTCCGGGAACCCTGCGGCTGGGCCATGGTCGCCATGATTTTCATCCTCATCGGTTCGGGGTTCGCCATCATTCGGCGCATCATCCAGATTGAGGTGTAG
- a CDS encoding CpaF family protein has translation MSLLKRIEGTQPEERASRLEELRTRQPAAMTQTEETYRDLKARIQERLVSEIDEKLDINKREDVRRAIEELYNSILAQENIILSRTERHRMFEQIVADIIGYGPIEPFLADPSINEIMVNGPNAVYIERRGRIEKTAVRFDDDEHLLRIIDRIVAPLGRRVDEASPYVDARLPDGSRVNAIIPPLALNGPVLTIRKFAKIPITAENLVEYGTLTQEALDFLKACVLGRLNILISGGTGSGKTTTLNVLSAYIPNDERIITIENAAELQLRQEHVVTLESRPPNIEGKGEVTIRDLVINSLRMRPDRIIVGEVRGAEALDMLQAMNTGHDGSMTTLHANSPRDALSRLETMVLMAGMELPHRAIREQIASAIDLIVHQERMRDGVRRVVSIAEVIGMEGDTIVMQDIFRFQQVGVEDGKVIGRLRPTGIRPKFMEKLEAANIRVPSDTFGIVKKIS, from the coding sequence ATGTCGCTTCTGAAACGAATTGAGGGAACACAACCGGAAGAAAGAGCATCGCGGCTGGAAGAATTGCGAACCCGCCAGCCTGCAGCCATGACCCAGACCGAGGAGACGTACCGCGACCTCAAGGCGCGCATCCAGGAGCGCCTCGTCTCCGAGATAGACGAAAAACTGGACATCAACAAGCGCGAGGACGTGCGGCGCGCCATTGAGGAACTTTACAACTCCATCCTGGCCCAGGAAAACATCATCCTCAGCCGCACCGAGCGCCACCGAATGTTTGAGCAGATCGTGGCCGACATCATCGGCTACGGCCCCATTGAGCCGTTCCTGGCCGACCCATCCATCAACGAGATCATGGTGAACGGCCCCAACGCGGTGTACATTGAGCGGAGAGGACGCATTGAGAAGACTGCCGTCCGATTTGACGACGACGAGCACCTGCTGCGCATCATTGACCGCATCGTGGCGCCGCTGGGCCGCCGCGTGGATGAGGCCTCGCCCTATGTGGACGCGCGCCTGCCCGACGGCTCCCGCGTCAACGCCATCATCCCGCCGTTGGCGCTCAACGGCCCGGTGCTGACCATCCGAAAATTCGCCAAGATTCCAATCACCGCCGAGAACCTGGTGGAGTATGGCACGCTGACCCAGGAGGCCCTGGACTTTCTCAAGGCGTGCGTGTTGGGGCGGCTCAACATCCTAATTTCGGGTGGCACCGGCTCTGGCAAGACCACGACCCTCAACGTTCTGTCGGCCTATATCCCGAACGACGAGCGCATCATCACCATTGAGAACGCCGCCGAATTGCAACTGCGCCAGGAACACGTGGTAACGCTGGAGTCGCGCCCGCCCAACATTGAGGGCAAAGGAGAGGTTACCATCCGCGACCTGGTCATCAACTCGCTGCGCATGCGTCCCGACCGCATCATCGTGGGCGAGGTGCGCGGCGCCGAGGCGCTGGATATGCTCCAGGCCATGAACACCGGCCACGATGGCTCCATGACCACCCTGCACGCCAACAGCCCGCGCGACGCCCTGTCGCGCTTGGAGACCATGGTGCTCATGGCTGGCATGGAACTGCCGCACCGCGCCATCCGCGAGCAGATCGCCTCGGCCATTGACCTCATCGTGCATCAGGAGCGTATGCGCGACGGCGTCCGCCGCGTTGTCAGCATCGCCGAGGTCATCGGCATGGAGGGCGACACCATTGTCATGCAGGACATCTTCCGCTTCCAGCAGGTCGGCGTGGAAGATGGCAAGGTCATCGGGCGGCTGCGCCCGACGGGTATTCGTCCGAAGTTCATGGAGAAACTGGAGGCCGCCAACATTCGCGTTCCGTCGGATACCTTTGGCATCGTAAAGAAGATTTCGTGA
- a CDS encoding response regulator, translating into MTDAGSAQRKIRVLIVDDIPETRESLRKLLYFESDLEVVGTAASGEDAVRQTRETRPDIVLMDINMPGMDGITATETITQKFPYAQVIMMSVQADADYLRRSMLAGAREFLTKPFTADDLVSSIRRVYELGLSRRISLEQAGVPVEGVTGVAVKPAKPRGKLITVFSPKGGTGRSTIAVNLAIALQGLADYKVALVDASLQFGDVAVLLNLQAARSIADLIPQIKDLDSDMITGVLTPHSSGVKALLAPSRPELADLVAPEHLKTIVQELLTLFDFVIVDTWASLHDLMLGILDISDRILLITTPDIPSIKNAKLFFEVTDALQYPEERAMLIINMADRRGAINVRDIEASIKHPVAAKIPLDERSAIQAANEGVPVVFGNRKSPLAQAITDLAQMLVAELTPKPAEQPETPEPAPVPKTRRGLFGRTI; encoded by the coding sequence ATGACCGACGCAGGAAGCGCCCAACGCAAAATCCGCGTGCTCATCGTGGATGATATACCGGAGACCCGCGAAAGCCTCCGCAAGTTGCTGTACTTTGAGAGCGATCTGGAGGTGGTGGGCACGGCCGCCAGCGGCGAGGATGCCGTTCGGCAGACCCGCGAGACGCGGCCGGACATCGTCCTGATGGACATCAACATGCCGGGGATGGACGGCATCACGGCCACCGAGACCATCACCCAGAAGTTCCCCTACGCCCAGGTCATCATGATGTCGGTGCAGGCCGACGCCGACTACCTTCGGCGCTCCATGCTGGCGGGCGCGCGGGAGTTCCTGACCAAGCCCTTCACCGCCGACGACCTGGTGAGCAGCATTCGGCGTGTGTACGAATTGGGCCTCAGTCGGCGCATCTCCCTGGAGCAGGCCGGGGTTCCCGTGGAAGGCGTAACCGGCGTCGCCGTGAAGCCCGCCAAACCCAGGGGCAAACTCATCACCGTCTTCAGCCCCAAGGGTGGCACAGGCCGCAGCACCATCGCCGTCAACTTGGCCATCGCGCTGCAGGGCCTGGCCGACTACAAGGTGGCTCTAGTGGACGCCAGTTTGCAGTTCGGCGACGTGGCCGTGCTGCTGAACCTGCAGGCCGCCCGCAGCATCGCCGACCTTATCCCGCAGATCAAGGACCTGGACAGCGACATGATCACGGGCGTGCTCACGCCCCACTCGTCGGGCGTCAAGGCGCTCCTGGCGCCAAGCCGCCCGGAACTCGCCGACCTCGTGGCGCCCGAACACCTCAAGACCATCGTCCAGGAACTGCTCACCCTGTTTGACTTCGTCATTGTGGACACGTGGGCGTCCCTGCACGACCTGATGCTGGGCATCCTGGATATTTCGGACCGCATCCTGCTCATCACCACGCCCGACATCCCGTCCATCAAGAACGCCAAACTGTTCTTTGAGGTTACCGACGCGCTCCAATATCCCGAGGAGCGCGCCATGCTCATCATCAACATGGCCGACCGCCGCGGTGCCATCAACGTGCGCGACATTGAAGCCAGCATCAAGCACCCGGTGGCCGCCAAGATACCGCTGGACGAGCGGAGTGCCATCCAGGCGGCCAACGAAGGCGTGCCCGTGGTCTTCGGCAACCGCAAAAGCCCGCTGGCCCAGGCCATCACCGACCTGGCCCAGATGCTCGTGGCCGAACTCACGCCGAAGCCCGCCGAGCAGCCCGAAACGCCCGAACCGGCCCCGGTGCCCAAGACCCGACGCGGCCTGTTCGGACGCACCATCTGA
- the xseA gene encoding exodeoxyribonuclease VII large subunit produces the protein MFQMSLFSQPTRPFTVSEITARIKMLVEDDPTLGDVWVEGEVSNLSRPSSGHVYFSLKDAGARIACVMWRTAATRVTYFPQDGDRVLAHGRIGVYEAQGVYQLYVEEIQPAGLGEYYVQLARLKERLRAEGLFAEERKRPLPQFPRHIGIATSPDGAALRDILHVLRRRFPCVAATLAPAQVQGAEAPDQIVAALEALNRHTDCDVLIVARGGGSLEELAAFNDERVARAIFRSRIPVVTGIGHETDFTIADLVADRRAPTPTAAAEIVTPDRTELTAALDNLRVRMGSIGARRIQALAERLAYVRKALVRASPQAQIMSRRQRTDEYAHRITLMARQSLARQRAALTALASRLETASPQATLARGYAIVSLVPSGSVVSSTQQVRPGDRIRVQVSDGRFHGRVTDGQDAKESETP, from the coding sequence ATGTTCCAGATGTCTCTCTTCTCCCAACCTACCCGCCCGTTCACCGTCAGCGAGATCACCGCGCGCATCAAGATGCTCGTGGAGGACGATCCGACGCTGGGGGATGTGTGGGTGGAGGGCGAGGTCTCCAACCTGTCCCGCCCCTCGTCGGGGCACGTGTACTTCAGCCTGAAAGACGCTGGCGCCCGCATCGCGTGCGTGATGTGGCGCACCGCCGCCACGCGGGTCACCTACTTCCCCCAGGACGGCGACCGGGTTCTGGCCCACGGCCGAATCGGCGTGTACGAAGCCCAGGGGGTGTACCAACTGTATGTGGAGGAAATCCAGCCCGCGGGGTTGGGCGAGTACTACGTGCAACTGGCGCGGCTCAAGGAGCGCCTGCGCGCCGAAGGGCTGTTCGCCGAGGAGCGCAAACGCCCGCTGCCGCAGTTCCCGCGGCACATCGGCATTGCGACCTCGCCCGACGGGGCCGCGCTGCGCGATATCCTGCACGTCTTGCGCCGACGGTTCCCGTGCGTCGCGGCGACGCTGGCCCCTGCCCAGGTGCAGGGCGCGGAAGCCCCCGACCAGATCGTGGCGGCCCTGGAGGCGCTCAACCGCCACACCGATTGCGATGTGCTTATCGTGGCGCGCGGGGGCGGCTCCCTGGAAGAACTCGCCGCCTTCAACGACGAGCGCGTGGCCAGGGCGATCTTCCGCTCCCGCATCCCCGTCGTTACCGGCATCGGCCACGAGACCGACTTCACCATCGCAGACCTGGTGGCCGACCGCCGCGCGCCGACGCCGACCGCCGCTGCCGAAATCGTTACGCCCGACCGCACCGAGTTGACCGCCGCGCTGGACAACCTGCGGGTGCGAATGGGCAGCATCGGCGCGCGCCGAATCCAGGCGCTCGCCGAACGTCTCGCCTACGTGCGCAAGGCGCTGGTGCGCGCTTCGCCCCAGGCCCAGATCATGAGCCGCCGCCAACGCACCGACGAGTACGCCCACCGAATCACCCTGATGGCCCGACAAAGCCTGGCCCGCCAGCGCGCCGCGCTGACGGCGCTGGCGAGCCGCCTGGAGACCGCATCGCCCCAGGCCACGCTGGCCCGCGGATATGCCATCGTGTCGCTCGTGCCGTCGGGGAGCGTCGTATCCAGCACGCAGCAGGTGCGCCCAGGCGATCGCATTCGCGTTCAGGTAAGCGATGGCCGATTCCACGGACGCGTTACCGATGGGCAAGATGCCAAGGAGAGCGAAACGCCATGA
- the cpaB gene encoding Flp pilus assembly protein CpaB — MRRRSRLLLILGILLAIVAMLITYTMLQKPQQPAEQPPVVTRKVAVALQDIPYGTLIDPLAVEMRDWPVDTAPADAIGNTADLAGKYAKTAIFAGQIIQAKMIASPSELAAGEGPASVLVPLGMVAYPFPIDELSGVSYALKSGDRVDVLITFRFLQVDRETQVAFPLDRNQPGDIQGVQIPRLVSQLTLQNVEVLRVGSWYVPPVQTTQQQQPGQQQQTPATPPPPAVVTLLVPQQDALVLQFAREAKATVELALRNPNDQEEVTTQAVTLDYMLARFNITVPILRDESLETLKPATR, encoded by the coding sequence ATGCGACGCAGATCTAGGCTTCTACTCATCCTGGGAATCCTACTGGCCATCGTCGCCATGCTCATCACGTACACGATGCTCCAGAAGCCGCAACAGCCTGCCGAGCAGCCGCCTGTCGTTACGCGGAAGGTGGCGGTCGCCCTGCAGGACATTCCCTACGGCACGCTGATTGACCCGCTGGCCGTGGAGATGCGCGACTGGCCGGTGGACACGGCCCCCGCCGACGCCATCGGCAACACGGCGGACCTGGCCGGCAAGTACGCCAAGACCGCCATCTTTGCCGGCCAGATCATCCAGGCGAAGATGATCGCTTCGCCCAGCGAACTGGCCGCCGGCGAAGGTCCCGCGTCGGTCCTCGTTCCGCTCGGCATGGTGGCCTATCCCTTCCCCATTGACGAACTCAGCGGCGTGTCCTATGCGCTGAAATCGGGCGACCGGGTTGACGTGCTTATCACGTTCCGCTTCTTGCAGGTGGACCGAGAGACCCAGGTGGCATTCCCGCTGGACCGCAACCAACCGGGCGACATCCAGGGGGTGCAGATTCCGCGGCTGGTGTCGCAACTCACGCTGCAGAACGTAGAAGTCCTGCGCGTGGGCTCCTGGTACGTGCCGCCCGTGCAGACGACGCAGCAACAACAGCCGGGCCAGCAACAACAGACGCCGGCGACCCCGCCGCCGCCCGCCGTGGTTACCCTGCTTGTGCCCCAGCAGGATGCGTTGGTGCTCCAGTTCGCCAGGGAGGCCAAGGCCACCGTAGAACTGGCCCTGCGCAACCCCAACGACCAGGAAGAGGTAACCACCCAAGCCGTTACCCTGGACTACATGCTGGCCCGATTCAACATCACGGTGCCCATCCTGAGGGACGAGTCTCTTGAGACTCTGAAGCCCGCGACCCGATAG
- a CDS encoding ComF family protein, with the protein MSRAMAWARTLDALLDWVFPPKCGGCGRAGQWLCDECMSRISYIRTGPRPLHARPAPQWGESALRGIYSVAWFEEPLRSAIHNFKYNGQRVLAKPLSGLLVREWEGLRLPVDAVVAVPLHPSRQRERGYNQSYLLAAEFSRAAGIPTIRNGLRRVRQTLPQVELDAAERWQNVHDAFRGDPAALSGKAILLVDDVCTTGATLEACGRAALEAGARAVWAMTVARPRLPHGDRE; encoded by the coding sequence ATGAGCCGCGCAATGGCATGGGCCAGGACGCTGGATGCCCTCTTGGACTGGGTTTTCCCGCCCAAATGCGGCGGATGCGGGCGCGCGGGGCAGTGGCTCTGCGACGAGTGCATGTCAAGGATAAGTTACATCCGCACAGGGCCGCGCCCGCTCCACGCCAGGCCCGCGCCGCAATGGGGCGAATCGGCCCTGCGCGGCATCTACTCGGTCGCCTGGTTTGAGGAGCCTCTCCGCTCGGCCATCCACAACTTCAAGTACAACGGGCAACGGGTATTGGCCAAGCCCCTGTCGGGCCTTCTCGTGCGCGAATGGGAGGGGCTTCGCCTCCCCGTGGATGCCGTTGTCGCCGTCCCGCTGCACCCCAGCCGGCAACGGGAACGGGGCTACAATCAGTCCTATCTGCTGGCCGCGGAGTTCAGCCGCGCCGCCGGAATCCCCACAATCCGAAATGGCCTGCGGCGCGTGCGGCAAACCCTGCCCCAGGTGGAGCTGGACGCCGCCGAGCGTTGGCAGAACGTCCACGACGCCTTCCGCGGCGACCCCGCGGCGCTGTCGGGCAAGGCCATCCTGCTGGTGGACGACGTGTGCACCACCGGCGCGACGCTGGAAGCCTGCGGGCGGGCCGCGCTGGAAGCCGGGGCGCGGGCCGTCTGGGCCATGACAGTCGCCCGCCCCAGGTTGCCGCACGGCGACAGGGAGTAA
- a CDS encoding DUF192 domain-containing protein: protein MIVINRSKQTTLARQAKAARTFWQRLRGLMFAKALAEGEALVLVGDSSIHTFFMRFPIDVLYLDREGRVLRAQDSMRPWRVGPLVRGCRYIVELPPATIRRTQTEVGDLIALGDAEG from the coding sequence TTGATCGTCATCAACCGCTCCAAACAAACGACGCTCGCCCGCCAGGCGAAGGCCGCGCGGACCTTCTGGCAACGCCTGCGCGGGCTGATGTTCGCGAAAGCCCTGGCTGAAGGCGAGGCCCTGGTTCTCGTCGGCGACAGCAGCATCCACACCTTCTTCATGCGCTTCCCGATAGACGTGCTGTACCTGGACCGCGAGGGGCGGGTGCTCCGCGCCCAGGACTCCATGCGCCCCTGGCGGGTCGGCCCCCTGGTGCGCGGCTGCCGCTACATCGTGGAACTCCCGCCCGCGACGATTCGCCGCACGCAGACCGAGGTGGGCGACCTCATCGCCTTGGGCGATGCGGAGGGCTGA
- a CDS encoding type II secretion system F family protein: protein MLVPMFVSLLVGLSILLIFAALAGTKEPTPLEQRLAEYGARPLTLEELELSQPFSERVVKPLIHASARFVTRFLPKQYVESTRLKLEAAGNPNNWSATDFLGVRGLAGVMLGALAFLFLNALKAPVSQRFLLTIVFALLGFQLPVIWLGGKIRARKNEIIRALPDALDLLTISVEAGLGFDAAMAKVNEKWDNELSRAFGRAIAEMRMGQSRREALRNLAARMDVPEVTNFVAAVIQADQLGVSIAKVLRIQSEQMRIRRRQRAEEKAQQAPLKMTFPLVLLIFPSIYILLLGPAILILIHSNIFGTLF from the coding sequence ATGCTGGTTCCGATGTTCGTATCCTTGCTCGTGGGCCTGTCCATCTTGTTGATTTTCGCGGCGCTTGCGGGCACCAAGGAACCCACGCCTCTGGAGCAGCGCCTGGCCGAATACGGCGCACGCCCGCTGACGTTGGAGGAACTGGAACTGTCGCAGCCGTTCTCCGAGCGCGTCGTCAAGCCGCTCATTCATGCCAGCGCGCGGTTCGTAACCCGCTTCCTCCCCAAGCAATACGTGGAGTCCACGAGGCTGAAACTGGAGGCCGCGGGCAACCCCAACAACTGGAGCGCCACCGACTTCCTCGGCGTGCGGGGTCTGGCGGGCGTCATGCTGGGCGCTCTGGCGTTCCTGTTTTTGAATGCTCTAAAGGCGCCGGTCTCTCAGCGTTTTCTCCTCACGATTGTCTTTGCGCTCCTGGGATTCCAACTGCCGGTCATCTGGCTTGGGGGCAAGATTCGCGCGCGAAAGAACGAGATCATCCGCGCCCTGCCCGACGCGCTGGACCTGCTGACCATCAGCGTGGAGGCGGGCCTGGGGTTTGACGCCGCCATGGCGAAGGTCAACGAGAAGTGGGACAACGAACTGAGCCGCGCGTTCGGGCGCGCCATCGCCGAAATGCGCATGGGCCAGAGCCGCCGCGAGGCGCTGCGTAACCTGGCCGCCCGCATGGACGTGCCCGAGGTTACCAACTTCGTCGCCGCCGTGATCCAGGCCGACCAACTCGGCGTGAGCATCGCCAAAGTCCTGCGCATCCAGTCCGAGCAGATGCGTATCCGGAGGCGGCAGCGCGCCGAAGAGAAAGCCCAGCAGGCCCCGCTCAAGATGACCTTCCCGCTGGTCCTGCTCATCTTCCCGAGCATCTACATCCTGCTACTGGGGCCTGCCATTCTTATCCTCATCCACTCTAACATTTTCGGGACGCTGTTTTGA